A genomic region of Trifolium pratense cultivar HEN17-A07 linkage group LG3, ARS_RC_1.1, whole genome shotgun sequence contains the following coding sequences:
- the LOC123915064 gene encoding probable prolyl 4-hydroxylase 9: protein MTNPHVDENGITVFQAFNILRYEVRQKYDSHYDAFNPAEYGPQETQRMASFLLYLTDVQEGGETMFPYENGSNMNSSYDFEDCVGLKIKPRKGDRLLFYSLFPNGTIDPVSILFSSCSL, encoded by the exons ATGACAAACCCACATGTAGATGAAAATG GAATCACCGTGTTTCAGGCATTCAATATCCTCCGCTATGAGGTCAGGCAAAAATATGATTCTCACTATGACGCATTCAATCCTGCTGAATATGGCCCCCAAGAGACCCAAAGG ATGGCTTCATTTTTGCTGTATTTAACAGATGTTCAAGAAGGTGGGGAGACCATGTTTCCATATGAG AATGGATCCAACATGAACAGTAGCTATGATTTTGAGGATTGTGTTGGTTTAAAAATAAAGCCACGGAAGGGAGACAGACTTCTATTTTATTCGTTGTTCCCTAATGGTACAATTGATCCGGTTAGTATTTTATTCTCGTCATGTTcgttataa
- the LOC123916422 gene encoding phosphoenolpyruvate carboxylase, housekeeping isozyme-like, whose protein sequence is MCRIRNNLTQLYAKDITPDDKQELDEALQREIQAAFRTDEIRRTPPTPQDEMRAGMSYFHETIWKGVPKFLRRVDTTLKNIGVNERVPYNAPDIQFSSWIILV, encoded by the exons ATGTGCAGGATAAGGAACAATTTAACACAGTTGTATGCTAAAGACATAACACCAGATGATAAGCAAGAGCTTGATGAGGCTTTACAAAGAGAG ATTCAAGCTGCATTTCGCACTGATGAAATTCGAAGGACTCCTCCTACACCACAAGATGAAATGAGAGCAGGAATGAGCTACTTTCATGAGACAATTTGGAAAGGAGTCCCAAAGTTTTTGCGTCGGGTTGACACAACTCTGAAGAACATTGGAGTAAACGAACGTGTGCCATATAACGCTCCTGATATCCAATTCTCTTCTTGGATCATACTAGTGTGA
- the LOC123915065 gene encoding uncharacterized protein LOC123915065, producing MGHIVATVLRKVVVKLTKQGASETFFPLCGIPSSNPSSLIICLGAIPGHYIYVKLKDDCLIPPTCIQWKSHCSAEAIIWESFFVARQAKFNKLMKGKIVDNKKNVRVGSNLNDPIEL from the coding sequence ATGGGGCATATTGTAGCCACTGTTTTACGTAAAGTTGTCGTGAAATTGACGAAACAAGGAGCATCTGAGACATTTTTCCCATTGTGTGGCATCCCATCATCTAACCCTTCTTCACTAATTATTTGTCTTGGAGCTATCCCCGGTCATTATATCTATGTCAAGTTGAAAGATGATTGTCTGATACCTCCGACGTGCATTCAGTGGAAGAGCCATTGTTCTGCGGAAGCTATTATTTGGGAGTCATTTTTTGTTGCTCGGCAGGCTAAATTTAATAAACTTATGAAAGGAAAGATAGTCGACAACAAAAAGAATGTCCGGGTTGGTTCTAACTTGAATGATCCAATTGAGCTTTGA
- the LOC123915066 gene encoding uncharacterized protein LOC123915066: MANNARPLRDYAVPSEEEPHSSIAPPNIEARNFELKPALLQIVQQNQFSGSPTEDPNLHLSVFVQYADTIKANGVEPEAIRLRLFPFSLRDRARAWLQALPSNSITTWNELKKQFLARYFPPSKTAMLRAQINGFRQKEGESLFEAWERYKDMMRLCPHHGLEQWLIIHTFYNGLLYNTRLTIDAAAGGALMDKPYQEATQLIENMAQNHYQWGSERAAIEKSQTKGGIYEVSGIDHVNAKVEALTQKLESLTLPTTSTVAAIQPNCEVCGIPGHVPSDCSILAGLDQVHYAALSNNYNPGYKNHPNLSYRNNNTLNPTQAPPGYQKQGAQPAAPYPPRKSNFDIMMEKFLNQNIHTNELVKQLATKVDALATHNKMLETQISQVAQQQATIAAPAGTFPGQPEPNPKGHANAIHAIITRSGKELQGPPDSGVKNSESAKITNKEAESSEPPKEPEKESENPQLGDKEGTTKKLTPAAPPVYKTPIPFPQRLAKTKTEGHFKKFVELLKQLNITIPFSEAITQMPTYSKFLKEILSNKRKLDEDSTVALTEECNAKASREHQRRINPILSEVVKKEVLKLLDAGIIYQISDSKWVSPVHVVPKKGGLTVVKNEKGESVPKRVESGYRMCIDYRKLNKATRKDHFPLPFIDQMLERLAKHSYFCYLDGYSGFFQIPIHPDDQEKTTFTCPVGTFAYRRMPFGLCNAPATFQRCMMAIFADFINNIMEVFMDDFSVYGESFEGCLANLELVLQRCVKVNLVLNWEKCHFMVREGLVLGHIVSNRGIEVDKAKIEVIENLQPPKTIRDIRSFLGHAGFYRRFIKDFSKITKPLTGLLMKDAEFIFDNKCMEAFQHLKQALISAPIMQPPDWSEPFEIMCDASDYAVGAVLGQRKDKKLHAIYYASRTLDAAQLNYATTEKELLAVVFAIDKFRSYLVGSKIIIYTDHAAIRYLMSKKDAKPRLLRWILLLQEFDLEIKDKKGIENTVADHLSRIDDIREEHIPINDDFPSRDEKIETILVQTTAPWYADYVNYIAAGIMPPEFSYQQKKKFFHDVKQFYWDEPLLFKRGADGIFRRCVPEEETSGQVEISNREIKTILEKTVSTSRKDWATKLDDALWAYRTAYKTPIGTTPFKLIYGKSCHLPVELEHRAYWAIKNLNTDYQAAGAKRMLELNELDKLRLDAYENAKIYKERTKKWHDGHILRKEFKEGELVLLFNSRLRLFLGKLRSRWSGPFKITKVFKNGAVEIKSKSNATFIVNGQRLKHYYFPNDGDHYSSLKLDDLPPET, translated from the exons ATGGCTAACAACGCACGCCCTCTTAGGGACTACGCCGTTCCTTCCGAAGAAGAACCGCATTCGAGCATCGCGCCCCCTAACATCGAAGCAAGAAACTTCGAGTTGAAACCCGCTTTGTTGCAAATCGTGCAACAAAACCAGTTCTCTGGTTCCCCTACGGAGGATCCTAACCTCCATTTATCAGTGTTTGTGCAGTACGCAGACACGATCAAAGCCAATGGTGTCGAACCCGAAGCAATACGACTCCGTCTTTTCCCGTTCTCTTTAAGAGACAGAGCTAGAGCTTGGCTCCAAGCTCTACCTTCGAACTCCATCACTACATGGAACGAATTGAAGAAACAATTCTTAGCTAGATACTTCCCGCCAAGTAAGACAGCTATGCTAAGAGCCCAAATCAACGGATTTAGGCAAAAAGAAGGAGAATCACTTTTCGAAGCATGGGAAAGATACAAGGATATGATGAGACTCTGTCCACACCACGGTCTAGAACAATGGCTCATAATCCATACCTTCTATAATGGGCTGCTTTATAACACAAGACTAACCATAGATGCAGCCGCCGGTGGAGCACTGATGGATAAACCATACCAAGAAGCCACCCAGCTTATAGAAAACATGGCCCAAAACCATTATCAATGGGGAAGCGAACGCGCTGCTATAGAGAAATCCCAAACAAAAGGCGGTATATACGAAGTAAGTGGCATAGACCATGTCAACGCCAAAGTGGAAGCCCTTACTCAAAAGTTGGAGAGTTTAACCCTGCCAACCACATCCACCGTAGCTGCAATCCAACCAAATTGCGAAGTGTGTGGAATCCCTGGTCACGTACCATCTGATTGTTCTATATTAGCCGGACTCGACCAAGTGCATTATGCCGCTCTGTCCAATAACTATAATCCTGGCTATAAGAACCATCCTAACTTATCTTATAGGAACAATAATACACTCAATCCTACTCAAGCACCTCCAGGTTACCAAAAGCAAGGAGCACAACCAGCCGCACCTTATCCACCAAGGAAGTCTAACTTCGATATTATGATGGAAAAATTCTTAAACCAAAACATTCACACTAATGAATTGGTAAAACAATTAGCAACTAAGGTTGATGCCCTAGCCACCCATAACAAAATGCTAGAAACACAGATTTCCCAGGTGGCACAACAACAAGCAACTATTGCCGCCCCAGCTGGCACATTTCCAGGACAACCAGAGCCTAACCCAAAAGGGCATGCGAATGCCATACATGCTATAATCACAAGAAGTGGAAAGGAGTTGCAAGGACCACCTGATTCTGGAGTAAAAAACTCAGAAAGCGCTAAGATAACCAACAAGGAAGCCGAGAGTAGTGAACCACCAAAAGAGCCTGAGAAAGAATCCGAAAATCCCCAATTAGGAGATAAGGAGGGGACAACCAAAAAGCTTACGCCTGCTGCACCACCTGTTTACAAAACACCTATCCCTTTTCCTCAAAGATTAGCTAAGACTAAAACTGAGGGACATTTTAAGAAATTTGTAGAACTTCTGAAGCAACTAAACATAACCATACCTTTCTCAGAAGCAATAACACAAATGCCAACATACTCAAAATTTCTTAAAGAAATTCTGTCAAACAAGAGGAAATTAGATGAGGATAGTACAGTCGCACTTACCGAAGAATGCA ATGCAAAGGCTTCGAGAGAACACCAAAGAAGGATAAACCCTATCTTAAGCGAAGTAGTTAAGAAAGAAGTGCTGAAACTCTTAGACGCAGGcataatatatcaaatatctGATAGCAAGTGGGTCAGCCCTGTTCATGTAGTACCAAAGAAGGGAGGACTAACAGTTGTCAAAAACGAGAAGGGAGAATCTGTACCTAAGCGAGTGGAATCAGGATATAGAATGTGCATCGACTATAGAAAATTAAACAAAGCCACTCGGAAAGATCATTTTCCTTTACCGTTCATTGACCAAATGCTCGAGCGTCTAGCTAAACACTCctatttttgttatttagaCGGATACTCTGGATTTTTCCAAATCCCGATACACCCCGACGACCAAGAAAAGACCACCTTCACATGCCCTGTAGGTACCTTTGCCTATAGACGTATGCCTTTTGGATTATGTAACGCCCCTGCAACCTTCCAACGATGTATGATGGCGATATTCGCAGATTTTATAAACAATATCATGGAAGTATTCATGGATGATTTTTCTGTGTATGGGGAAAGTTTTGAAGGATGTCTCGCTAATTTAGAATTGGTATTACAAAGATGTGTTAAAGTCAACCTAGTACTCAATTGGGAGAAATGTCATTTCATGGTTCGTGAAGGACTAGTATTAGGACATATAGTTTCTAATAGAGGAATAGAAGTGGACAAAGCTAAAATTGAAGTAATAGAAAACCTTCAACCTCCAAAAACCATTAGGGACATAAGAAGTTTTTTAGGACACGCAGGTTTTTATCGTAGATTCATAAAAGACTTCTCTAAAATAACTAAACCCTTAACAGGCCTTTTAATGAAAGACGCCGAATTCATCTTCGACAACAAATGTATGGAAGCATTCCAACACCTCAAGCAAGCCTTGATTTCCGCACCTATAATGCAACCTCCTGATTGGAGTGAACCATTTGAGATTATGTGTGACGCCAGCGATTACGCCGTAGGAGCCGTTCTAGGACAAAGAAAGGATAAAAAGCTACACGCTATCTACTATGCAAGTAGAACTCTAGACGCGGCACAACTAAACTATGCTACCACCGAAAAAGAACTCTTAGCTGTCGTATTTGCAATCGACAAATTCCGCTCATATTTGGTAGGATCTAAAATCATCATTTACACCGATCACGCAGCAATCCGATATCTTATGAGTAAGAAAGATGCAAAACCAAGACTTCTAAGATGGATACTGCTACTACAAGAGTTCGACCTAGAAATCAAAGACAAGAAAGGCATAGAAAATACGGTAGCAGACCACCTGTCTAGAATAGATGATATTAGGGAAGAACATATCCCAATTAACGATGACTTCCCTT CTCGCGATGAGAAAATAGAAACCATTCTAGTCCAAACTACAGCCCCCTGGTACGCTGATTATGTTAACTACATAGCTGCCGGAATAATGCCACCTGAATTTTCttatcaacaaaagaagaaatttttcCATGATGTTAAACAATTTTATTGGGACGAGCCCCTTTTATTTAAAAGAGGCGCCGACGGAATTTTTCGTCGATGCGTCCCGGAAGAAG AAACAAGTGGCCAAGTAGAAATCTCTAATAGAGAAATCAAAACAATCCTAGAAAAAACCGTATCCACTTCTAGAAAGGATTGGGCCACCAAACTGGATGATGCACTTTGGGCATATCGAACCGCCTATAAAACACCCATAGGGACAACTCCATTTAAACTCATCTACGGAAAATCTTGCCATTTGCCGGTAGAATTAGAACATAGAGCCTATTGGGCAATTAAAAATCTTAACACGGACTATCAGGCTGCCGGAGCAAAAAGAATGCTAGAACTAAACGAGCTAGATAAACTTAGGCTAGATGCTTACGAAAATGCCAAGATTTATAAAGAAAGAACTAAAAAATGGCATGACGGGCACATACTAAGGAAAGAATTCAAGGAAGGAGAACTCGTACTCCTCTTTAACTCTAGGCTAAGGCTATTTCTTGGAAAACTTCGTTCCAGATGGTCAGGACCGTTTAAAATAACTAAAGTCTTTAAAAATGGGGCCGTAGAAATCAAGAGTAAATCAAACGCAACATTCATTGTTAATGGACAGCGTTTAAAACACTACTATTTCCCCAATGACGGAGATCACTACTCAAGTTTAAAGTTAGATGATCTCCCACCTGAAACCTAG
- the LOC123914074 gene encoding uncharacterized sugar kinase slr0537: MSLSFVRMSCSSHTIPHTFQSHLPQNSRTAHFIICRYRRRQVYDSVSIHRGLFKVCSFSTFGGASEFESISQRNHDEEEDDEQQIRTRASNDEDDEVDDDDEEDEEEEGSISSFVFPERWDVLGLGQAMVDFSGTVDDEFLKNLGLEKGTRKLVNHEERGRVLQAMDGCSYKAAAGGSLSNTLVALARLGSRSLRDPAINVAMAGSVASDLLGGFYREKLRRANVQFLSAPIKDATTGTVIVLTTPDAQRTMLAYQGTSSTVNFDTSLASAVSKTNILVVEGYLFELPDTIKTITKVCKEARSNGALVAVTASDVTCIERHYDHFWEIVGNYADLIFANVDEARALCNFDANESTVSVTRYLSQFVPLVSVTDGLRGSYIGVKGEAVYIPPSPCVPVDTCGAGDAYASGILYGVLRGVSDLRNIGTIAAKVAATVVAQQGTRLRISDAVKLAESFEFQLDTSVVRSDIGTV; this comes from the exons ATGTCTCTATCTTTTGTTCGTATGTCTTGTTCCTCTCATACAATTCCACACACTTTCCAATCTCATCTTCCTCAAAATTCCAGAACTGCCCATTTCATTATTTGCCGTTATAGACGCAGACAAGTGTATGATTCAGTTTCCATTCACCGTGGACTCTTTAAAGTTTGTTCCTTTTCCACTTTTGGTGGAGCTTCTGAATTTGAAAGTATTAGCCAAAGGAAccatgatgaagaagaagatgatgaacaacAAATTAGAACAAGGGCTAgtaatgatgaagatgatgaagtcgatgatgatgatgaagaagatgaagaagaagaagggtcTATTAGTTCATTTGTTTTCCCTGAAAGATGGGATGTCTTAGGTCTTGGACAAGCTATG GTAGACTTTTCTGGCACAGTTGATGATGAGTTCCTCAAGAATTTGGGATTAGAAAAGGGAACAAGGAAACTTGTAAATCATGAGGAAAGAGGTAGAGTTTTGCAGGCCATGGATGGTTGCAGCTATAAAGCCGCGGCTGGTGGATCGCTTTCTAATACCTTAGTTGCCCTGGCAAGGCTTGGAAGTCGCTCCCTTCGAGATCCTGCTATAAATGTTGCAATGGCCGGCAGTGTGGCGAGTGATCTATTGGGTGGCTTCTACAG ggAAAAATTACGCCGAGCAAATGTACAATTTCTTTCTGCGCCTATCAAGGATGCGACAACTGGAACAGTTATAGTTCTCACAACTCCAGATGCCCAACGCACAATGCTTGCATATCAG GGCACATCTTCAACTGTTAACTTTGACACTTCCTTGGCAAGTGCTGTTTCTAAGACCAACATACTTGTTGTTGAAGGTTATCTATTTGAACTTCCTGATACTATTAAAACAATAACGAAAGTGTGTAAGGAAGCTAGGAGTAATGGTGCCTTGGTTGCAGTAACAGCTTCAGATGTTACCTGCATTGAGAGACATTATGATCATTTCTG GGAAATTGTAGGAAATTACGCGGATTTAATCTTCGCAAACGTTGATGAGGCGAGAGCTCTTTGTAATTTTGATGCAAATGAGAGTACTGTTTCTGTTACGAGGTATCTAAGTCAGTTTGTCCCTCTTGTATCCGTTACTGACGGTCTCAGAGGCTCTTACATAGGCGTAAAAGGTGAAGCAGTGTACATCCCTCCTTCTCCGTGTGTTCCAGTAGATACTTGTGGTGCCGGTGATGCATATGCATCTGGCATATTGTATGGTGTTTTAAGAGGCGTGTCGGATTTAAGAAATATAGGTACAATAGCAGCTAAGGTTGCAGCCACTGTTGTTGCACAACAGGGAACAAGGCTTAGAATTTCAGATGCAGTCAAATTAGCTGAATCTTTTGAATTTCAACTTGATACATCCGTTGTTCGATCCGATATTGGTACTGTTTAA
- the LOC123914075 gene encoding zinc finger CCCH domain-containing protein 16, translating to MKDLCRNFQRGSCQYGDRCRFVHQQQRKSNNAFGGQQNTTNNPFGFGSASPSASAPNNNNPFGFGTQNTSHLNAPPRSDSKPNQFQPFENKWTRSSSKPQNGPPRQSDNNSQAVNHKCTDPEVCKRQIVEDFQQEKPLWILTCYGHCKGAPCDILGDISYEELRAAAYEDARNGTSLPVIVEKERTILKSKLVEFDKLLSEPYKMPLNSSLGANANTFSPATQNYQSNGANANTFSPATQNYQSNGANVNAFSPATQNYQANGANANAFLPATQNNGPLAVSSFSQLGASLNTGFERPSGPQMTTPAQPSTTFGNGGNIFGSNTQNIFGSGISGAQSNPFSTPVEFTMFPGSTSQFQQPSTAFNNTSSTTMLPTSAVQLNTSQVENVSVDESVWLKEKWDPGEIPEVAPPDRFIQDVIGLQSIIN from the exons ATGAAAGATCTTTGTAGAAATTTCCAGCGAGGCAG CTGTCAATATGGAGACAGGTGTAGATTCGTTCATCAACAACAGCGAAAATCTAATAATGCCTTTGGAGGACAGCAAAATACAACTAACAACCCTTTTGGATTTGGCTCTGCTTCTCCTTCTGCTTCTGcccccaacaacaacaacccttTTGGTTTTGGAACTCAAAACACCTCCCACTTAAATGCCCCTCCTCGTTCTGATTCCAAACCTAACCAATTTCAG CCTTTTGAAAACAAATGGACTCGATCTTCATCCAAACCACAGAATGGCCCTCCACGCCAGTCAGATAACAATTCACAAGCAGTGAATCATAA ATGCACAGATCCTGAGGTTTGCAAGCGCCAGATTGTAGAAGATTTTCAGCAAGAGAAACCACTTTGGATACTTACATGCTATGGTCATTGCAaagg TGCTCCTTGTGACATTCTTGGAGATATTAGCTATGAAGAATTACGAGCAGCGGCTTATGAGGATGCCAGGAATGGAACGAGTTTGCCAGTAATT GTTGAGAAAGAGAGAACAATACTAAAATCCAAGTTGGTTGAGTTTGACAAACTACTTTCTGAACCCTACAAAATGCCTCTGAATTCTTCTCTTGGAGCCAATGCGAATACATTTTCACCAGCCACTCAAAACTACCAATCTAATGGAGCCAATGCAAATACATTTTCACCAGCCACTCAAAATTACCAATCTAATGGAGCCAATGTAAATGCATTTTCACCAGCCACTCAAAATTACCAAGCTAATGGAGCCAATGCAAATGCATTTTTACCAGCCACTCAAAACAATGGTCCTTTAGCAGTCTCAAGCTTTAGCCAACTTGGCGCTTCACTGAACACTGGTTTTGAAAG GCCCTCTGGACCACAAATGACCACTCCAGCGCAGCCTAGCACGACCTTTGGAAATGGAG GAAACATTTTCGGATCCAACACTCAAAATATATTCGGCAGTGGAATCTCAGGTGCTCAAAGCAACCCCTTTTCTACACCAGTGGAGTTTACAATGTTTCCAGGTTCAACTTCACAGTTCCAACAACCATCCACTGCGTTCAATAACACTAGCTCCACTACAATGCTTCCAACATCAGCTGTTCAGCT AAACACGTCCCAAGTAGAGAATGTGTCCGTAGATGAAAGTGTCTGGTTAAAGGAGAAATGGGATCCTGGAGAG ATTCCAGAAGTAGCTCCTCCGGATAGATTTATTCAGGATGTGATTGGATTGCAGAGTATAATCAACTGA